In the Mytilus galloprovincialis chromosome 10, xbMytGall1.hap1.1, whole genome shotgun sequence genome, one interval contains:
- the LOC143049183 gene encoding uncharacterized protein LOC143049183, with translation MAESTEQNPSKLKRLKKTNFTVAEEDLIQQLVEKHSGVINGKLTNTVTNQLKKKVWDDIAIKVNSLGVAIRTATEVRNKWRNTTRVAKAVYTTHRSELFKTGGGPAPKQPSSAVGKVIDLMKDTTSFRGIQGGLETESFQTNQPSINATLPEEDASQDLYESAASLIRDSPPPSSPPSPSLLSGYDPILTQTVVPHIQEQTDRTDKQKTVRTPLKKVTVQDIHDMQYRALQGKLEIQEKQKVHMDLERNKLELQIELLQKLVGGNSEPVTLSQALASMY, from the exons ATGGCTGAATCTACTGAACAAAACCCAAGTAAACTTAAAAGACTGAAGAAGACCAACTTCACTGTGGCAGAGGAAGACCTGATCCAGCAACTAGTAGAGAAACACTCTGGTGTAATTAATGGAAAACTTACTAATACAGTGACCAACCAGTTGAAGAAGAAGGTATGGGATGACATAGCCATAAAAGTTAATTCTCTTGGAGTTGCCATCCGTACAGCCACAGAAGTTAGGAACAAGTGGAGGAATACCACAAGAGTGGCCAAGGCTGTGTACACAACTCACAGGAGTGAGTTGTTCAAAACTGGGGGAGGACCAGCTCCAAAACAACCTAGCTCTGCAGTAGGAAAAGTTATCGATCTTATGAAGGACACCACCAGCTTCAGGGGGATTCAGGGTGGACTTGAAACTGAATCATTCCAGACAa ATCAACCATCTATCAATGCCACTTTGCCGGAAGAAGATGCCAGCCAGGATTTGTATGAATCTGCAGCATCTCTGATAAGGGACAGTCCACCCCCCTCCAGTCCACCAAGTCCGTCTCTGCTTTCAGGATATGACCCCATCCTGACACAAACAGTCGTTCCACATATTCAAGAACAAACAGATAGGACAGATAAGCAGAA gACAGTGAGAACACCTTTGAAAAAGGTAACAGTGCAGGATATTCACGACATGCAGTATCGTGCACTGCAAGGTAAACTAGAAATCCAAGAGAAGCAGAAAGTGCATATGGACTTGGAGAGGAACAAACTGGAACTACAAATTGAGCTGTTGCAGAAGTTAGTGGGTGGCAATTCTGAACCAGTTACACTCTCTCAGGCACTTGCCTCTATGTATTAA